A genomic region of Microlunatus sagamiharensis contains the following coding sequences:
- the rpsM gene encoding 30S ribosomal protein S13, with product MARLIGVDLPRDKRLEVALTYIFGVGHTRALETLENTGISGDTRVHQLNDEQLVALRDWIEAHYQTEGDLRREVAADIRRKVEIGSYQGRRHRAGLPVRGQRTRTNARGRKGARKPVAGKKKAR from the coding sequence ATGGCTCGCCTGATCGGGGTTGACCTCCCGCGCGACAAGCGCCTCGAGGTCGCCCTCACCTACATCTTCGGCGTCGGTCACACCCGTGCGCTGGAGACCCTGGAGAACACCGGGATCAGCGGGGACACCCGTGTCCACCAGCTGAACGACGAGCAGCTCGTCGCCCTGCGTGACTGGATCGAAGCGCACTACCAGACCGAGGGTGACCTCCGTCGCGAGGTGGCCGCCGACATCCGCCGCAAGGTCGAGATCGGCTCCTACCAGGGCCGTCGCCACCGCGCCGGTCTGCCCGTCCGTGGTCAGCGCACCCGGACGAACGCCCGTGGCCGCAAGGGTGCGCGCAAGCCCGTCGCCGGCAAGAAGAAGGCGCGCTGA
- the rpmJ gene encoding 50S ribosomal protein L36 has translation MKVQPSVKPICDKCKVIRRHGNVMVICENPRHKQRQG, from the coding sequence ATGAAGGTCCAGCCGAGCGTCAAGCCGATCTGCGACAAGTGCAAGGTGATCCGTCGTCACGGCAACGTGATGGTGATCTGCGAGAACCCGCGCCACAAGCAGCGCCAGGGCTGA
- the rplQ gene encoding 50S ribosomal protein L17, producing MPTPTKGARLGGSPSHERIILANLATQLFEHGKIVTTEAKAKRLRPLAEKLITKAKRGDIHARRQVLTTVRDKGVVHVLFTEIAPTLTDRDGGYLRITKVGPRKGDNAPMAQVEILTETVEDGRKNRAKVAAPAPAARKSAERGGARKAAAPAAGGADEQVAPEAPVEETPAEELVTETNERDEATSAQEQPSDDVNAEEAASAETSTEGEQKA from the coding sequence ATGCCCACACCGACCAAGGGCGCCCGCCTCGGCGGCAGCCCGTCGCACGAGCGGATCATCCTCGCCAACCTCGCGACGCAGCTGTTCGAGCACGGCAAGATCGTGACGACCGAGGCCAAGGCCAAGCGTCTCCGCCCGCTCGCGGAGAAGCTCATCACCAAGGCGAAGCGCGGTGACATCCACGCCCGCCGCCAGGTGCTGACGACCGTCCGCGACAAGGGCGTGGTGCACGTGCTCTTCACCGAGATCGCGCCGACCCTGACCGACCGTGACGGCGGCTACCTCCGCATCACGAAGGTCGGGCCGCGCAAGGGCGACAACGCCCCCATGGCGCAGGTCGAGATCCTCACCGAGACGGTCGAGGACGGCCGCAAGAACCGCGCCAAGGTCGCCGCCCCGGCGCCGGCCGCGCGCAAGTCGGCCGAGCGTGGTGGCGCCCGGAAGGCGGCGGCTCCGGCGGCCGGCGGTGCCGACGAGCAGGTCGCCCCGGAGGCCCCGGTCGAGGAGACTCCCGCCGAGGAGCTCGTGACCGAGACCAACGAGCGCGACGAGGCCACCTCCGCCCAGGAGCAGCCGAGCGACGACGTCAACGCCGAGGAGGCGGCCTCGGCCGAGACCTCGACCGAGGGCGAGCAGAAGGCCTGA
- the rpsK gene encoding 30S ribosomal protein S11 yields the protein MATAGRNTRATKVRKKEKKNVVSGQAHIKSTFNNTVISITDPTGAVIAWASAGTVGFKGSRKSTPYAAQMAAEAAGRRAMEHGMKRIDVFVKGPGSGRETAIRSLGAVGLEVGAIADVTPIPHNGCRPPKRRRV from the coding sequence ATGGCTACCGCAGGCCGCAACACCCGCGCCACGAAGGTGCGGAAGAAGGAAAAGAAGAACGTGGTGTCGGGCCAGGCCCACATCAAGAGCACGTTCAACAACACCGTCATCTCGATCACCGACCCCACGGGTGCGGTCATCGCCTGGGCCTCTGCCGGCACCGTCGGCTTCAAGGGGTCGCGCAAGTCGACCCCGTACGCCGCTCAGATGGCCGCCGAGGCCGCCGGCCGCCGCGCCATGGAGCACGGCATGAAGCGCATCGACGTCTTCGTCAAGGGCCCGGGGTCGGGCCGCGAGACCGCGATCCGCTCGCTCGGGGCCGTCGGCCTCGAGGTCGGCGCGATCGCCGACGTCACCCCCATCCCGCACAACGGCTGCCGCCCTCCCAAGCGGCGCCGGGTCTGA
- a CDS encoding proline dehydrogenase family protein, translated as MTTSTTPRAGLNPSSGALSKLRERLPAVSNPLRPLLLAAGRSSGLKRAVTALPVTRSMVRRYVPGEAQDAVVSATREILASGRAISIDHLGEDTSDPAQAEATVQAYLDLLADFGRLEVPAGLPVPALEVSLKLSALGQFLPQDGHDIALANARRICAAAEAVGAWVNVDAEDHTTTDSTLAIVRELRVDHPTLATVLQAYLRRTEDDCRALSGPGSRIRLCKGAYAEPADVAFQRGEEVDASYQRCLEVLFAGEGYPMVASHDPAMIDTAHALAERTGKGKDGYEFQMLYGIRDDEQRRLAADGHTVRVYTPYGDEWYGYFMRRLAERPANLLFFARSLVGR; from the coding sequence GTGACGACCTCCACGACGCCCCGCGCCGGGCTCAACCCCTCGAGCGGCGCTCTCTCCAAGCTGCGCGAGCGGCTGCCGGCGGTCTCCAACCCGCTGCGTCCCCTGCTGCTCGCCGCCGGCCGCTCGTCGGGGCTCAAGCGCGCCGTCACGGCGCTGCCGGTGACCCGCTCCATGGTCCGGCGCTACGTGCCCGGGGAGGCGCAGGACGCGGTCGTCTCCGCGACCCGCGAGATCCTCGCCTCGGGCCGCGCGATCAGCATCGACCACCTCGGCGAGGACACCTCCGACCCCGCCCAGGCGGAGGCGACCGTCCAGGCCTACCTCGACCTGCTCGCGGACTTCGGCCGCCTCGAGGTGCCCGCCGGGCTCCCGGTGCCCGCGCTCGAGGTGTCGCTCAAGCTGTCCGCGCTCGGGCAGTTCCTGCCCCAGGACGGCCACGACATCGCCCTGGCCAACGCCCGACGGATCTGCGCCGCGGCCGAGGCGGTCGGCGCCTGGGTGAACGTCGACGCCGAGGACCACACGACGACCGACTCCACGCTGGCGATCGTGCGCGAGCTGCGGGTCGACCACCCGACGCTGGCGACCGTGCTCCAGGCCTACCTGCGGCGCACCGAGGACGACTGCCGCGCGCTGTCGGGCCCGGGTTCGCGGATCCGGCTCTGCAAGGGCGCGTACGCCGAGCCCGCCGACGTCGCCTTCCAGCGCGGCGAGGAGGTCGACGCCTCCTACCAGCGCTGCCTGGAGGTCCTCTTCGCCGGTGAGGGCTACCCGATGGTCGCCTCGCACGACCCGGCGATGATCGACACCGCCCACGCGCTCGCGGAGCGGACCGGCAAGGGCAAGGACGGCTACGAGTTCCAGATGCTCTACGGCATCCGCGACGACGAGCAGCGCCGCCTGGCCGCCGACGGCCACACGGTGCGCGTCTACACCCCCTACGGCGACGAGTGGTACGGCTACTTCATGCGCCGCCTCGCCGAGCGCCCGGCCAACCTGCTCTTCTTCGCCCGTTCGCTGGTCGGGCGCTAG
- the rpsD gene encoding 30S ribosomal protein S4 — MARYTGPMTKKSRRLGVDLVGGDSSFEKRPYPPGAHGKGRIKESEYLLQMREKQKARFSYGVLEKQFRLYYEEANRVQGKTGDNLLQILESRLDNVVYRAGLARTRRQARQFVVHGHFLVNGHKVDIPSYRVSQHDIVDLAPKALEQTPHVINRETHGEREVPAWLQVLPERGRIFVHQLPSRAQIAIDVQEQLIVELYSK; from the coding sequence ATGGCTCGTTACACCGGTCCCATGACCAAGAAGTCGCGTCGCCTGGGTGTTGACCTGGTCGGCGGCGACAGCTCGTTCGAGAAGCGCCCCTACCCGCCCGGTGCCCACGGCAAGGGCCGCATCAAGGAGTCCGAGTACCTCCTGCAGATGCGCGAGAAGCAGAAGGCCCGTTTCTCCTACGGCGTCCTCGAGAAGCAGTTCCGCCTCTACTACGAGGAGGCGAACCGGGTCCAGGGCAAGACGGGTGACAACCTGCTGCAGATCCTGGAGTCCCGCCTCGACAACGTGGTCTACCGCGCCGGGCTCGCCCGCACGCGTCGGCAGGCCCGCCAGTTCGTCGTGCACGGCCACTTCCTCGTGAACGGCCACAAGGTCGACATCCCGTCGTACCGCGTGAGCCAGCACGACATCGTGGACCTCGCCCCGAAGGCGCTGGAGCAGACGCCCCACGTCATCAACCGCGAGACCCACGGCGAGCGCGAGGTCCCGGCCTGGCTGCAGGTGCTCCCCGAGCGCGGCCGCATCTTCGTGCACCAGCTCCCGAGCCGTGCGCAGATCGCGATCGACGTCCAGGAGCAGCTGATCGTCGAGCTCTACTCCAAGTAG
- the pruA gene encoding L-glutamate gamma-semialdehyde dehydrogenase: MDAITQVPAPTNEPVRDYAPGSPERTRLTAELDRLGGQVTEISQVVGGEHKPASGDAYEVVQPHRHSAVVGRYASSTHADVAAAIEASQAAAPGWQALSFDDRAAVFLRAADLLSGPWRATLAAATMLGQSKTAYQAEIDTPCELIDFWRFNVGFARQILAEQPMSGPGVWNRTDHRPLEGFVYAITPFNFTAIAGNLPTAPALMGNVVVWKPSPTQALSAYLTMQLLEAAGLPAGVINLVLGDGPVVSEVALADPRLAGIHFTGSTRTFQHLWREVGTNIERYASYPRLVGETGGKDFVLAHASADPEVLTTALIRGAFDYQGQKCSAASRAFVPRSVWSRMGEDFLEQVRGLRYGDVTDLSNFGGAVIDQRAYDKNKAAIDRARATSGVTVAAGGGTDDSEGYFVEPTVLLGDDPTDAAFCDEYFGPILSVHVYEDGPTAFSDVMKVIDQGTPYALTGAVIADDRAAVAQASADLRFAAGNFYVNDKPTGAVVGQQPFGGGRASGTNDKAGSPQNLLRWTSARSMKETLVPPRSPRYPHQGQES; encoded by the coding sequence GTGGACGCGATCACGCAGGTGCCGGCCCCGACCAACGAGCCGGTGCGCGACTACGCACCGGGCAGCCCGGAACGGACCCGGCTGACCGCCGAGCTCGACCGGCTGGGCGGCCAGGTCACCGAGATCAGCCAGGTCGTGGGCGGTGAGCACAAGCCGGCGTCGGGCGACGCGTACGAGGTCGTGCAGCCGCACCGCCACAGCGCAGTCGTCGGCCGCTACGCCAGCAGCACGCACGCCGACGTCGCCGCGGCCATCGAGGCGTCGCAGGCCGCGGCCCCCGGCTGGCAGGCCCTGTCCTTCGACGACCGCGCCGCGGTCTTCCTCCGCGCGGCCGACCTCCTGTCCGGCCCGTGGCGCGCGACGCTGGCCGCCGCGACCATGCTGGGCCAGTCGAAGACGGCCTACCAGGCCGAGATCGACACCCCCTGCGAGCTCATCGACTTCTGGCGCTTCAACGTCGGCTTCGCCCGCCAGATCCTCGCCGAGCAGCCGATGTCGGGCCCTGGGGTCTGGAACCGCACCGACCACCGCCCGCTCGAGGGCTTCGTCTACGCGATCACCCCCTTCAACTTCACCGCCATCGCCGGCAACCTCCCGACGGCCCCGGCGCTGATGGGCAACGTCGTGGTCTGGAAGCCGTCGCCGACCCAGGCGCTGTCGGCGTACCTGACGATGCAGCTGCTCGAGGCCGCGGGCCTGCCGGCCGGCGTCATCAACCTGGTACTGGGCGACGGCCCGGTCGTCTCCGAGGTCGCCCTCGCCGACCCGCGCCTCGCGGGCATCCACTTCACCGGCAGCACCCGGACCTTCCAGCACCTGTGGCGCGAGGTCGGGACGAACATCGAGCGCTACGCCTCCTACCCGCGCCTCGTCGGCGAGACCGGCGGCAAGGACTTCGTCCTCGCGCACGCCTCGGCCGACCCCGAGGTCCTCACCACCGCGCTGATCCGCGGGGCCTTCGACTACCAGGGCCAGAAGTGCTCGGCCGCCTCGCGCGCCTTCGTGCCGCGCTCGGTGTGGTCGCGGATGGGTGAGGACTTCCTCGAGCAGGTCCGCGGGCTGCGCTACGGCGACGTGACCGACCTGTCGAACTTCGGCGGCGCGGTCATCGACCAGCGCGCGTACGACAAGAACAAGGCGGCCATCGACCGCGCCCGGGCCACCAGCGGCGTCACGGTCGCGGCCGGCGGCGGCACCGACGACTCCGAGGGCTACTTCGTGGAGCCGACCGTGCTCCTCGGAGACGACCCGACCGACGCGGCCTTCTGCGACGAGTACTTCGGCCCGATCCTGTCGGTGCACGTCTACGAGGACGGGCCGACGGCCTTCTCCGACGTCATGAAGGTGATCGACCAGGGCACGCCGTACGCCCTCACCGGTGCGGTGATCGCCGACGACCGCGCGGCGGTCGCCCAGGCGAGCGCGGACCTGCGCTTCGCCGCCGGCAACTTCTACGTCAACGACAAGCCGACCGGCGCCGTCGTCGGCCAGCAGCCCTTCGGCGGGGGCCGGGCCTCCGGCACCAACGACAAGGCCGGCTCCCCGCAGAACCTGCTGCGCTGGACGTCGGCCCGGTCGATGAAGGAGACCCTCGTCCCGCCGCGCAGCCCCCGCTACCCGCACCAGGGACAGGAGTCCTGA
- a CDS encoding HAD family hydrolase, with the protein MSADDKPGVLLDVDGTLLDTNYLHALAWWQAFRDAGVAGVTMADTHQAVGIASAGLVDRLAHEADERTKRKVTKRHTKRYARLQGEVVSFAGADHLVRRCQEAGFRVVLATSGPRSDLDWMLPAIGVGEGVLAGTTTSDDVAEGKPAPDLMTTAIQQHGLDPARTVAIGDTVWDVQAAHAAGVRLIGLTCGGIPRCELSGAGADEIFDGPADLVDRWDESILSRLA; encoded by the coding sequence ATGAGCGCGGACGACAAGCCCGGGGTGCTGCTGGACGTCGACGGCACCCTCCTCGACACCAACTACCTGCACGCGCTGGCGTGGTGGCAGGCGTTCCGGGACGCGGGCGTGGCCGGCGTGACCATGGCCGACACCCACCAGGCCGTCGGCATCGCCAGCGCCGGCCTGGTCGACCGGCTCGCCCACGAGGCCGACGAGCGGACCAAGCGCAAGGTGACCAAGCGCCACACCAAGCGCTACGCCAGGCTCCAGGGCGAGGTCGTCTCCTTCGCCGGTGCCGACCACCTGGTGCGCCGGTGCCAGGAGGCGGGCTTCCGGGTCGTCCTGGCCACCAGCGGTCCCCGGAGCGACCTCGACTGGATGCTGCCGGCCATCGGCGTCGGCGAGGGCGTGCTCGCCGGGACGACGACGTCCGACGACGTCGCCGAGGGCAAGCCCGCGCCCGACCTGATGACGACGGCCATCCAGCAGCACGGCCTCGACCCCGCGCGGACCGTCGCCATCGGCGACACGGTGTGGGACGTGCAGGCCGCCCACGCGGCCGGCGTACGCCTGATCGGGCTCACCTGCGGGGGCATCCCCCGCTGCGAGCTCAGCGGCGCCGGGGCGGACGAGATCTTCGACGGACCCGCCGACCTCGTCGACCGCTGGGACGAGTCCATCCTGTCCCGGCTGGCCTGA
- a CDS encoding type I glutamate--ammonia ligase, giving the protein MIGSELEAAGVRRVLGTMVNASGLLLAKAVPLGRVDAFARHGLGAAPVWDVFTVDGAIAFTDAISAVGDRRLRLDTDGLADLGDGLAWGPLDLVTQDGGPVSGCPRTTLRSVTDRLAAAGLQALVGHELELVLVAPDGSALETGSWVPYGATGLLDHAGFVDDLMSSCARAGIPLEQVHAEYGRQQLELSLPPADPVRAADGVVLARVVIGQVARRHGVRASFSPAPFPGTVGSGAHQHLSLTRDGVPLFSGGDGPRGLTGDGAAALGALVDGLPEVQALLGGSVLSGTRLAPGGWSGAFRCWGTENREAAVRYLAAGTGNPHGANVEVKVVDPSSCVYLASAALLALALDGIEQGTELPPEVVDDPSVVAEADRAAAGLEILPTDLAAVVDTLDRSERVRRLLGDAVVDATVAVRRLERETFADVELDEVARRLRLAWSA; this is encoded by the coding sequence ATGATCGGGAGCGAACTCGAGGCGGCCGGTGTCCGGCGCGTGCTCGGGACGATGGTCAACGCGTCGGGGCTGCTGCTGGCCAAGGCCGTGCCGCTGGGGCGGGTCGACGCCTTCGCCCGCCACGGCCTGGGGGCGGCCCCGGTCTGGGACGTCTTCACCGTCGACGGCGCCATCGCCTTCACCGACGCCATCAGCGCGGTCGGTGACCGGCGCCTCCGGCTGGACACGGACGGGCTCGCCGACCTGGGCGACGGGCTGGCCTGGGGGCCGCTCGACCTCGTGACGCAGGACGGCGGACCGGTGTCCGGCTGCCCCCGCACCACGCTCCGCTCGGTGACCGACCGGCTCGCCGCGGCCGGGCTGCAGGCGCTCGTCGGCCACGAGCTGGAGCTGGTCCTCGTGGCCCCGGACGGCTCGGCGCTCGAGACCGGCTCGTGGGTGCCGTACGGCGCCACCGGGCTGCTCGACCACGCCGGGTTCGTCGACGACCTCATGTCCTCCTGCGCGCGCGCCGGCATCCCGCTCGAGCAGGTCCACGCCGAGTACGGCCGTCAGCAGCTGGAGCTGTCCCTGCCGCCCGCGGACCCGGTCCGCGCCGCCGACGGCGTGGTGCTCGCCCGGGTGGTCATCGGCCAGGTCGCGCGGCGCCACGGCGTGCGCGCGTCCTTCTCGCCCGCCCCGTTCCCCGGCACGGTGGGCAGCGGGGCCCACCAGCACCTCTCGCTCACCCGCGACGGGGTCCCGCTCTTCTCCGGCGGCGACGGGCCGCGCGGGCTCACCGGCGACGGCGCGGCGGCGCTGGGCGCGCTCGTCGACGGGCTGCCCGAGGTCCAGGCGCTGCTGGGCGGCTCGGTGCTGTCCGGGACCCGGCTCGCGCCGGGCGGCTGGTCCGGGGCCTTCCGGTGCTGGGGCACCGAGAACCGGGAGGCCGCGGTCCGCTACCTCGCCGCCGGGACGGGCAACCCGCACGGGGCGAACGTCGAGGTGAAGGTCGTCGACCCGTCCTCCTGCGTCTACCTCGCCTCGGCCGCGCTGCTGGCGCTCGCGCTCGACGGGATCGAGCAGGGCACGGAGCTCCCGCCCGAGGTCGTGGACGACCCGAGCGTGGTCGCCGAGGCCGACCGTGCGGCCGCGGGGCTCGAGATCCTCCCCACGGACCTCGCGGCGGTCGTGGACACCCTCGACCGCTCCGAGCGGGTCCGCCGCCTGCTCGGCGACGCGGTCGTCGACGCGACCGTCGCCGTGCGCCGGCTCGAGCGCGAGACCTTCGCCGACGTCGAGCTCGACGAGGTCGCCCGGCGGCTCCGGCTGGCGTGGTCGGCGTGA
- a CDS encoding amidohydrolase family protein, producing MSADASASGATAALREHVERLGLVDHHVHGTWTADADPVRLANALNEADTAPLADPRTAWDTQLGFAVRRWCAPLLDLEPHVAPEAYVARRAELGEEEVARRLLRPTNVDAWFVDTGWSTGLTSPDGLAALGGGTGHEVVRLETLAEQLLPTLDDPSSWAEAFGARVEEAARTSVGFKSVIAYRCGFAVDLAPPAPRAVAEAARRWHAGVVDGRAPRLDDPVLLVAGLYAALRTRRPLQLHVGFGDRDLDLAAVDPLLLTGLLRRDEVRGVPVMLLHCYPYERAAGYLAQAFEEVHLDVGLTTHFLGARGVGAVARSLELAPFHKVLYSSDAAGPAELHHLGARLWRNAVVSVLGGWVEQGEWSAGDAARVATMVGRDNARRVYLDA from the coding sequence GTGAGCGCGGACGCGAGCGCGAGCGGCGCCACCGCGGCGCTGCGCGAGCACGTCGAGCGGCTCGGCCTGGTCGACCACCACGTCCACGGGACCTGGACGGCCGACGCCGACCCCGTACGGCTCGCCAACGCCCTCAACGAGGCCGACACCGCGCCGCTGGCGGACCCCCGCACGGCCTGGGACACCCAGCTCGGCTTCGCCGTGCGGCGCTGGTGCGCGCCGCTGCTGGACCTCGAGCCGCACGTCGCGCCCGAGGCGTACGTCGCCCGTCGCGCCGAGCTCGGCGAGGAGGAGGTGGCCAGGAGGCTGCTGCGGCCCACGAACGTCGACGCGTGGTTCGTCGACACGGGCTGGAGCACCGGGCTCACGAGCCCCGACGGGCTGGCGGCGCTCGGCGGCGGCACGGGCCACGAGGTCGTGCGCCTCGAGACCCTGGCCGAGCAGCTGCTGCCGACCCTGGACGACCCCAGCTCCTGGGCCGAGGCGTTCGGCGCCCGGGTCGAGGAGGCCGCCCGGACTTCGGTGGGGTTCAAGTCGGTCATCGCCTACCGCTGCGGGTTCGCGGTCGACCTCGCCCCGCCCGCTCCGCGCGCCGTCGCCGAGGCGGCCCGGCGCTGGCACGCCGGCGTCGTGGACGGCCGCGCCCCGCGGCTCGACGACCCCGTGCTCCTCGTGGCCGGCCTGTACGCCGCGCTGCGCACCCGCCGGCCCCTGCAGCTGCACGTGGGTTTCGGCGACCGGGACCTCGACCTCGCCGCCGTCGACCCGCTGCTGCTGACCGGCCTGCTGCGCCGCGACGAGGTCCGTGGCGTGCCGGTCATGCTGCTGCACTGCTACCCCTACGAGCGGGCCGCCGGCTACCTGGCCCAGGCCTTCGAGGAGGTGCACCTCGACGTCGGGCTGACCACCCACTTCCTGGGCGCGCGCGGCGTGGGGGCCGTCGCCCGCTCGCTGGAGCTGGCCCCCTTCCACAAGGTGCTCTACTCCTCCGACGCCGCCGGGCCCGCCGAGCTGCACCACCTCGGGGCACGGCTGTGGCGCAACGCCGTGGTGAGCGTGCTCGGCGGCTGGGTCGAGCAGGGGGAGTGGTCGGCGGGCGACGCGGCCCGCGTCGCGACGATGGTCGGGCGCGACAACGCCCGGCGGGTCTACCTCGACGCCTGA
- a CDS encoding rhodanese-like domain-containing protein, translating into MPTPPAAIDLLLDRARQGWTRLTALEARDAVARGALLVDTRTAAQRARTGELPGALVIDRTVLEWRLDPTSPVRIPEAGARPQVVVVCRQGFSSSLAARSLRGLGVDATDVVDGVEGWLAAGLPLVAGPADVRE; encoded by the coding sequence GTGCCCACGCCGCCCGCCGCGATCGACCTGCTGCTCGACCGGGCCCGGCAGGGCTGGACGCGCCTCACCGCCCTCGAGGCCCGTGATGCCGTGGCCCGCGGCGCGCTCCTCGTCGACACCCGGACGGCCGCGCAGCGGGCGCGGACCGGGGAGCTGCCCGGGGCGCTGGTCATCGACCGCACCGTGCTCGAGTGGCGCCTCGACCCGACGAGCCCCGTACGGATCCCCGAGGCGGGCGCGCGCCCGCAGGTCGTGGTCGTGTGCCGTCAGGGCTTCAGCAGCTCCCTCGCTGCCCGCTCGCTGCGCGGCCTCGGGGTCGACGCCACCGACGTCGTCGACGGGGTCGAGGGCTGGCTGGCGGCCGGGCTGCCGCTCGTCGCGGGCCCGGCGGACGTGCGGGAGTAG
- the infA gene encoding translation initiation factor IF-1, translated as MAKKEGALELEGTVVEALPNAMFRVELANGHKVLATISGKMRQHYIRILPADRVVVELSAYDLTRGRIVYRHK; from the coding sequence ATGGCGAAGAAAGAAGGCGCGCTCGAGCTGGAGGGCACCGTGGTCGAGGCCCTGCCGAACGCGATGTTCCGCGTGGAGCTGGCCAACGGTCACAAGGTCCTCGCCACGATCAGTGGCAAGATGCGGCAGCACTACATCCGCATCCTCCCGGCCGACCGCGTCGTCGTCGAGCTCTCGGCGTACGACCTGACCCGCGGACGCATCGTCTACCGGCACAAGTGA
- a CDS encoding DNA-directed RNA polymerase subunit alpha has translation MLIAQRPTLSEETVSENRSRFAIEPLEPGFGYTLGNSLRRTLLSSIPGAAVTSIKVEGNLHEFSTIEGVVEDITEIILNLKALVVSSEEDEPVTMYLRKSGAGEVTAADIAPPAGVEVHNPELHIATLNDSGRLDMELVVERGRGYVSAVQNKSIDAEIGRIPVDSIYSPVLKVTYKVEATRVEQRTDFDRLILDVETKPAIRPRDAVASAGRTLTELFGLARELNVEAEGIEIGPSPIDEQLAADLALPVEDLNLTVRSYNCLKREGIHTVSELVSRSEQDLLDIRNFGSKSIDEVKLKLHEMGLSLKDSAPGFDPLSAIRYDDEADEADYSETEQY, from the coding sequence ATGCTGATCGCCCAGCGCCCCACGCTGTCCGAGGAGACCGTCTCCGAGAACCGCTCGCGGTTCGCCATCGAGCCGCTCGAGCCCGGTTTCGGCTACACCCTCGGCAACTCCCTGCGCCGCACGCTGCTGTCGTCCATCCCGGGCGCGGCCGTGACGAGCATCAAGGTCGAGGGCAACCTCCACGAGTTCTCCACGATCGAGGGCGTGGTCGAGGACATCACCGAGATCATCCTCAACCTCAAGGCGCTCGTCGTCTCCTCCGAGGAGGACGAGCCCGTCACCATGTACCTGCGCAAGTCGGGTGCCGGTGAGGTCACCGCCGCGGACATCGCGCCGCCGGCCGGTGTCGAGGTGCACAACCCCGAGCTGCACATCGCCACGCTCAACGACTCCGGTCGCCTGGACATGGAGCTCGTGGTCGAGCGCGGCCGCGGCTACGTCTCCGCGGTGCAGAACAAGTCCATCGACGCCGAGATCGGCCGCATCCCGGTCGACTCGATCTACTCCCCGGTCCTCAAGGTCACCTACAAGGTCGAGGCCACCCGCGTCGAGCAGCGCACCGACTTCGACCGTCTGATCCTGGACGTCGAGACCAAGCCGGCCATCCGCCCGCGCGACGCCGTCGCGTCGGCCGGTCGCACGCTGACCGAGCTCTTCGGCCTGGCGCGCGAGCTGAACGTCGAGGCCGAGGGCATCGAGATCGGCCCCTCGCCGATCGACGAGCAGCTGGCCGCCGACCTGGCCCTGCCGGTCGAGGACCTGAACCTCACCGTCCGGTCCTACAACTGCCTCAAGCGCGAGGGCATCCACACGGTGTCCGAGCTCGTCTCGCGCAGCGAGCAGGACCTGCTCGACATCCGCAACTTCGGCTCCAAGTCCATCGACGAGGTCAAGCTGAAGCTGCACGAGATGGGTCTGTCGCTCAAGGACAGCGCTCCCGGCTTCGACCCGCTGAGCGCCATCCGCTACGACGACGAGGCCGACGAGGCCGACTACAGCGAGACCGAGCAGTACTGA